The stretch of DNA aaataataaatttttaattatcatggCAAAGTTAAGTATTCCATTCTACAAAGTGATTATTATTGGAGATACAAGTACTGGAAAATCTTGCTTGCTTAACTCACTATTAAGTGAACAATTTAATGAAGAAGAACTTCCAACAATTGGTatgttttttgtatataaattattaatataataataaatttatttgattattaatgtCGTCTAATGAATCTGTCATGggttttaatgttttttaatttttttcctttttttcagGTGTTGATTTTAAGGCAAAAATGATAGAGATCAATGGAACAATAATCAAGCTTCAATTATGGtttgtttattgattaaatattttttatcaaatttgtatattctaatttcaactaatttttttttcgtttttttatatttatagggATACAGCTGGTCAAGAGAggtaatgaaattaatttacataagtatttaaaatgtatttgtttttctaaattaaaaaaaatcaatctaaTGTTGATTaatctatatttaaaattagatttaGAAATGTCACAACAGCTTATTATCATGAAGCAAAAGGAATAATTCTTGTTTATGAtgtaacaaatgaaaaaagttttgataatataataaattggcTTTCTCTTGTCAATGATCGTGCTCCTgctgatgttaaaaaaattcttcttgGTACAAAATGTGATATAGAAAATAAGAGAAAAGTACCAAAGGAAAGAGGCGAACAATTAGCTGCaaagtataaaatgaaatttttagaaacatcttctaaaatgaatattaatattgaagaaGCATTTTTCTTACTCGCACGTGATATTTACATCGCCGAAAACGAAGTAAAATTTGTGACATATAaatatcacaatttttttttttaaatttatatataatatcattgactttttaatatattaatcatttaatttcagGATATTGTATTGAATACTTCAACGAATGATCGCAATATTTTACTgcaatcatcatcaaaaaaaaaaaaaaggaaatgttTTCTATGCTGTACACTGtgttaataaatgtaaattaaatcaatttttaaatttacaaacacaCATTTTGGACTAATTTTTTCtgttgaatgaataaatatttaatatttaaaaacttcaaataaaattaattcataaattttaaatgtatgtgaagagatttaaaaaaatcaaattaaatatttgtataagCAATAAAATCAtacacataaattaatttgggtcaaatgataatgatgatgatcattatataaaacaaatttaattataaaatatttcagttgtaaaaatgtattcaataattaaactaCCATtgctaatatatttattaattgaattgtgTTATGGAAAACCACCATCAAAAATAGTTGGTGGTGTAAATTCACAACCTGGTTCTGTACCATATATTGTATCATTAACTGTTGCCAAGACAAATCAACATATTTGCGGTGGTAGTTTAATTAGCCTACGTCATGTTTTAACAGCAGCTCATTGTTTTGCTGATGTTAATGATGTTGAATCATtacgtaaaataataattcgtaCAGGTTCAAcaaatcataaaaaagatGGTGAAAAtcatactatttttaaattattaaaaaatgctgATTTTACATCAGGATCAGAAAATAGATGGAGAAATGatattgctgttgttgttgtaagtTGTATTActcatttaaattcaattattcataaataatatcatctagattaattaatatttatattatttacaataaagcTAACCGATTCTATCAAACCAAACTTCTATCAAGCACCAATTTCATTACCAACTGCTCTAACACCACCAAGAGTAGTTGGACAAGTAAGTGGCTGGGGTCAACTATCAAAAACCAGTGaatcttcaataattttacaaacacaatttacaacaataatatctAATTCAGAGTGTAGTGCTAGAAGTTCTGCGCTTGTTCTTGACACTCAAATTTGTGGATACAATGCTATAGGAGCTGGTTTTTGTATGGGTGACAGTGGTGGACCACTTGTTTACAATAATGAAATTGTTGGAATTGCATCATTTACAATTCCATGTGGTACTGGAATGCCAGATAAATATACAagagttgataaatatttagaatttatttataaagctatgcaaatgtaaatattattttaaaataataattattattattaatcaaaatcttcaatattaaattcagcTTGTTTTGTTACTTGGGTAACATTTGATGGAACGACAttgatattttgtaaatttttacatatttcatctaatttatcatcaatttttctgttattaattttatcagaaAATTCACGTAACTCTTGATTCATCtgtaatttattgatacattaattttataaaaaaattgtattaaaatatatttaataaacttacaAATGTGTCTGGTGTTTTTGAagctgaaaaatttattggcGTCTGTGCTAATATTGCAATagctaatttttgtttaatttcttcaagctcatttttatcttgattacATGATGTTAAAACTTGTTtactaatattttcaatttttccataaatatctgttacatttttaaatgaacatCTTAAATACTCTTGttctttttgtaatttttcaagattgcttaaaataaaaataacaatgattataattagttgaattaacaattaaataaatatattcattaccTTGACATTATTGATTGCAAATGTAACAATTGATTTCTCAATTCAATAACAGAATTTTCCATTGATTgattgtgaatatttttttcagataaatTAGCCTCAAgaatttcaattgtttgttGTAATTGTACATTTTctgttttcattattttaacttgatcAAGAAGATGTTGACGTTCAATTTTTGatgtttgataattaatttcaagtcTAGCACGTTCTGATTGTCctcttattttttcattatcaaattgtGTTATAACTTGTACAGTATTATTAAGCTCttgttgtaatttatttgttgttcttttttcattttcaagtgatatttgtaatttacatACTAAATTTTGTGATTCTGTTAATTGTTCACGTGATTTATCCAATGCAttctttaaaaacaaatacaaaattacatatcattttattatgataatattattgctaTTAATATATAGTAAATATACAAACACTTTTAAATTGCAGCTGTGCTAATACTTGACGTAGTTttgtttctaaattaaaaatatcagaaTAATCTTCCAGACAATTTGACAtgttttccattttttatgaTGTAAAATCacacttaataataataataataataataataataataaatacttaaataaaaaacattggtTAAATATAAACCAATCAGAACgcagtaaaaattatttgagataaaaaaagcaaaaaatatatttttcagtaaaatacaataattaaaaattacaataatatatacaatgatttttaaaaataaaattaaaaattaaaaattaatcatcaattgCTATCCATAAATTGGATATCCGATAAAAGTAAAACTGAGTTGGGTAATAATTTTGGTTGTGGACTTAAAACAGTTATTGTTTGCTTATCAACATCAACTTTGgtcctgaaaaataaaaaataaatttatattaattaaatgaattaacaaatataaaaatatatattaattatatagttgataaaaaaacttacaCGCATACAAATCCAGCAACATTTGTTTGGACAACATCATCCTCTGGTGAATCAGCAAATGATACTGATAATAAATGATGTAATAAATTTGGTCCTGGTGTAACAGCAACaagttttgttaaattatcttCAGCTTTCATACCAAGTGGCATACATGATGCTGGTAATACAGGTGcaccaattttatatattttagcaTCAGAccatttaatatcaatattatgtgGATATAATGGTGTTTTAATaccataaaaatattctctAACTTTTTGATCTCTTGATTCAATTCTAAATTGTTGACTTCTTGATACAACACCACCACTTTTTGGTAAAAATACAACTTTAACAAATTCTGGCATATCTCTAACAAGTTCATTATATAATCTTTCTTGATCAAGTACAAGTATTGCATCAACTTCAAGTGCTTGTGCAGCatgtgttaataatttataacctTCACCATTTATCCAACcacatgtatttataataataccagATGCACGTGCTTTTTTATTACCTTGTAAACGTTCAGAACATACTTCAGCTAAACGTGATAcaagtaaattatataatgttGTATTTGCACTTGGTGTTTTTTGACCATAATGAAATACAAGTGGTGCTTGTTGACTAAAACcttcaacaatatttgatgGTCTTTCAACAAGTAATGCACTCATTGTTCCTGGTATTGCTATTTGTCCTTGTCCAACATCAAGATCAACAAATATTGGACGTCGTCCAATTCGTACagcataatttaataatattctacTTAATGTTGATTTACCAACATCATTTGGACCAACAACCATTGTTATTGGACCCTTAacatcatttgatttttcagcAGCTTCACGCATTCTTTCCATTGCTGCatgtacatttaaatatatactcatTGGTGTTTCTTttgcaatatatataacatctGGTTTACCAATTAAATCAAGTGTACAACCTTGCCATGAATATACAGCTATTTTAGCACCAGATccaaattcatattttttaccttttacTAATTCTGTACCAAAAACCTCGGCTTGTCCAGCTTTTagctataaataaataattaaacaataattaatacataaaattttattaataactaaatattttaaatttaaataattttttttactcacttCTACAACagtcttttcatttttactcTCAATCTCAAAACGTAATTCACAATCTGGATCAAGTTTGTATTCTTTACTGACAGATTTTTCTTcagtcattttttaaaaatttatttatttaactatagtttatattatattaattataataatttgtggtttttttgtgTAATTGTTATTCCACTGACATGCAACTGACAACTGTCCAGTTTGTTATTGTAGAATGTTGTAGAATGTCGACGATGTACGTAACCTAAAGACCTTAGGGTTTAGACTGGTTTAGACAAGCACCCGTATTTATTCACAGggccaagaagactagagacctCTGCTTCTTGCACAGgacattacaatttagggcttttttcatccaccagtggcgcttgtggagcttttatatataggtattttaaaatattcttgtataactttctatttttttaacaataaaaatagtttcagattttttaaaattgttgtttttaattatttcaattaattgcCAACAATTGCCAATTATTAGTAATAACTATTATATACTAGTAATATATATGCACACACAAAAGCtttacaagcgccgccagtggaggaaaaaagccctaaattggaATGGTTACGTTTACACTGCtgttctctctctctctctttctctctttttctcttttttttttttgtccagaAACGCCATGACAGTTAAAAATATACCgcgaaatatttaaaaagaaaaaaaaaaaacccattaaataaaaaaacaattctaatttaattttaattattatttatataatatatttaaaaaaataattgaaaaaattgaaaaattgctAATActgacaatttaaaattccTGTGTTAAAAGTAGTCAAAATTAGTCTAGGCTAAGTTCTAATTTatctcattattatcattattgccGAATATTAAGCGTCACCATTTTAGGAACCGTTATTTTAgatgataacaataatatcaaaatatcaaataatattattaatctgTAAATTTGGGTGTGTACTGTGTCACGGTGTCATCGTCATGATGCgtcattaataattactcaTTGGTAAACAAAGTTTGTGTAACGAATTGAGTTTGTCATCTTATTGATttcgatttttaattataaaaaaataaaaggtaaataaaaaatttaacttaatacaaaatttataaataagcattaaattaattgaaaattaatatatttatcaggCATTGTGTGACGATATCGTCAACAACATTACAATGTACGAAATGGATTCACCATATCTCAAGGCGATCCAACAAATACCAGGCAAGACACCTGGTGAAAAATATCAAGCACTTAATTGCATTGCCAAGAAACTCATTGATGATACAAtggatattgatgataatggtaTAAAAAATGTAGAGGTTAAAAGTTCAGCTGAACTTCCAGAGTGTCTTGTACCAATTGTTAGTCTTGAGGTGGCTAAAATTCTTCACCAACCTGATGGTATTTTGGCTGGACTGAAATCTGATGATGCCCTCATCAATGATCGTGCACTTAAAGTCAGGTGGTTCTTTGATGGCAGTAACAAAGACATTACAAATAGCCAATATTTCAAGAATCATGTATTTCCTTATGTCTCATTGACTGTTCGCATTAAAATTATCAGGAACTtgggaaaatatttaatgttgtCGAATAAACAAAGTGTTGCTGAAGAATTTTACAATGAATTAAAAGAGCAGTATGATGAAAAAACAGTTAGACCTCTTGGTTTTGCTTGTGGAGAAAGCTTTTTTCGTAAAATCACCAGTGAATGGAACGAATCACTCAGTATTAGTGagcttgaaattatttatcctCGTTTTCCAACTTAtgttattgaattattgaaaaataaaccatttaaatacattaaatttttaccaaaGTTACTTAAAAATCATGCTGACagttttgttgatattatcaAAACAATGAAAGgctatttatcaattgatctgacaaacaaaaaatcagaatttttatttaaaaatcaacgtaGTGCTTTATTAGAAAATGCAAAGttatttatagatattatGAGCATtgaacaaataacaaaaaagctAACTAAATTggaatttaaacaattttataaacaactatttcctgaaaaatatgaagaattttcttttaacacattctatgaatatttaaaatactatccagaagaagaaaaattaaatcttatGCTGTCAACATTTGAGGAtctttatggaaaaaatttattggattGTGATGATTTTATAACACCTCAACTGTTACGTTTATTAAAACCTGAGCAAAGAATTAAAATTGCAAgaagaaaattagaaaaaacagataaatcatttgaacCAAGTGATATTGAATGTGCATGGGTATGCTACTTGCCAACAGATGAATCAATTCCAATAATtactgaaaaaatatcaaaaacatcAGATAGTACTGTACGTggtcaaaatttacaaaaattaatgtacACATGTAGTGTCAACAAAGATCATGATGCTCTTCTTAAGGTATTGGAATATCTATTCATGCGACACAAAAATGaagaatattatataattccAAGACTTTT from Aphidius gifuensis isolate YNYX2018 linkage group LG4, ASM1490517v1, whole genome shotgun sequence encodes:
- the LOC122853726 gene encoding ras-related protein Rab-13-like translates to MAKLSIPFYKVIIIGDTSTGKSCLLNSLLSEQFNEEELPTIGVDFKAKMIEINGTIIKLQLWDTAGQERFRNVTTAYYHEAKGIILVYDVTNEKSFDNIINWLSLVNDRAPADVKKILLGTKCDIENKRKVPKERGEQLAAKYKMKFLETSSKMNINIEEAFFLLARDIYIAENEDIVLNTSTNDRNILLQSSSKKKKRKCFLCCTLC
- the LOC122853727 gene encoding chymotrypsin-2-like, giving the protein KMYSIIKLPLLIYLLIELCYGKPPSKIVGGVNSQPGSVPYIVSLTVAKTNQHICGGSLISLRHVLTAAHCFADVNDVESLRKIIIRTGSTNHKKDGENHTIFKLLKNADFTSGSENRWRNDIAVVVVSCITHLLTDSIKPNFYQAPISLPTALTPPRVVGQVSGWGQLSKTSESSIILQTQFTTIISNSECSARSSALVLDTQICGYNAIGAGFCMGDSGGPLVYNNEIVGIASFTIPCGTGMPDKYTRVDKYLEFIYKAMQM
- the LOC122853728 gene encoding uncharacterized protein LOC122853728, whose translation is MENMSNCLEDYSDIFNLETKLRQVLAQLQFKSNALDKSREQLTESQNLVCKLQISLENEKRTTNKLQQELNNTVQVITQFDNEKIRGQSERARLEINYQTSKIERQHLLDQVKIMKTENVQLQQTIEILEANLSEKNIHNQSMENSVIELRNQLLHLQSIMSSNLEKLQKEQEYLRCSFKNVTDIYGKIENISKQVLTSCNQDKNELEEIKQKLAIAILAQTPINFSASKTPDTFMNQELREFSDKINNRKIDDKLDEICKNLQNINVVPSNVTQVTKQAEFNIEDFD
- the LOC122854578 gene encoding protein CLP1 homolog — encoded protein: MTEEKSVSKEYKLDPDCELRFEIESKNEKTVVELKAGQAEVFGTELVKGKKYEFGSGAKIAVYSWQGCTLDLIGKPDVIYIAKETPMSIYLNVHAAMERMREAAEKSNDVKGPITMVVGPNDVGKSTLSRILLNYAVRIGRRPIFVDLDVGQGQIAIPGTMSALLVERPSNIVEGFSQQAPLVFHYGQKTPSANTTLYNLLVSRLAEVCSERLQGNKKARASGIIINTCGWINGEGYKLLTHAAQALEVDAILVLDQERLYNELVRDMPEFVKVVFLPKSGGVVSRSQQFRIESRDQKVREYFYGIKTPLYPHNIDIKWSDAKIYKIGAPVLPASCMPLGMKAEDNLTKLVAVTPGPNLLHHLLSVSFADSPEDDVVQTNVAGFVCVTKVDVDKQTITVLSPQPKLLPNSVLLLSDIQFMDSN